A stretch of Limanda limanda chromosome 7, fLimLim1.1, whole genome shotgun sequence DNA encodes these proteins:
- the si:dkey-8e10.3 gene encoding serine/threonine-protein kinase SBK1: protein MIELGLADGSLIDELMELTAQSLSQREIQEHFNIVKEIGRGKYGKVLLVTHRFRGTPMALKVMPKASTKLPGFLREYCISLHLSCHPCIVGVFGIVFQSNEHYCFAQELVIGRDLFAVIQPKMGIPESSVKRCVLQIASALEFIHSHGLVHRDVKPENILLLDNHCTQVKLADFGLAQKRGTMIRFITGTLPYMAPELCTMALLEGQKEVTAPPLSVEPSLDTWAFGVVIFCILTGYFPWERCMDSDDFYLEFADWCRMEERPITEENIPPLWKRFTPEAMEMFGKLLALDAGERVTVGEVRAYGEKDWLKKAYGNEQQETTEKEIASISRNTSVHSKVEEPPNAK from the exons ATGATTGAGCTGGGCCTCGCTGACGGGAGCCTGATTGATGAACTGATGGAGCTGACGGCTCAGAGCCTCAGTCAGCGGGAGATCCAGGAGCACTTCAACATCGTCAAGGAGATCGGCAGAGGGAAATACGGCAAAGTGCTGCTGGTGACACACCGCTTCAGGG GGACCCCCATGGCCTTGAAAGTGATGCCCAAAGCCTCGACTAAGCTGCCGGGCTTTCTGCGAGAGTACTGCATCTCCTTACACCTGTCCTGCCACCCCTGCATCGTGGGCGTCTTTGGCATCGTCTTCCAGTCTAATGAGCACTACTGCTTCGCCCAGGAGCTTGTCATTGGCAGGGACCTATTTGCTGTCATCCAACCAAAG ATGGGTATTCCAGAATCTTCAGTCAAACGTTGTGTCCTCCAGATCGCCAGTGCTTTGGAGTTCATCCACAGCCATGGCTTAGTCCACCGAGATGTCAAGCCTGAAAACATTCTTCTGCTGGACAATCATTGTACCCAGGTCAAACTGGCAGACTTTGGCCTGGCCCAGAAGAGAGGCACGATGATACGATTCATTACAGGCACACTGCCCTACATGGCCCCGGAGCTTTGTACCATGGCCCTGCTGGAGGGGCAGAAAGAAGTGACTGCTCCCCCCCTGAGCGTGGAGCCAAGCCTGGACACCTGGGCCTTTGGAGTGGTTATCTTCTGCATTCTTACGGGCTACTTCCCCTGGGAGCGCTGCATGGACTCAGACGACTTCTACCTGGAGTTTGCTGACTGGTGCAGAATGGAAGAGAGACCTATCACTGAGGAGAACATTCCTCCTCTGTGGAAAAGGTTCACTCCAGAAGCCATGGAGATGTTTGGTAAGCTCCTGGCTTTGGATGCAGGAGAGAGGGTTACAGTTGGGGAGGTGAGAGCATATGGAGAGAAGGACTGGCTCAAGAAGGCATATGGGAACGAGCAACAGGagacaacagaaaaagaaatagCCAGCATCTCTAGAAATACATCTGTGCATAGCAAGGTGGAGGAACCTCCTAATGCTAAGTGA